One Microbacterium marinum genomic window carries:
- a CDS encoding ComF family protein, whose product MAQALVEALAVVFPTWCAGCDEVDVSLCDACRAGLAAQPVRRHLGNALEVRSALRFEGVAARVLRALKEEGRTGLARPLGHAMAAAWVYDDAVAVPVPSSRASMRRRGFAATELLTKRAGLRTARLLVPARRAADQRGLSRTERMANMSGAFVARPAEGVRVVLIDDVVTTGATLLDARRALRDAGAIVLGAVTAMDTPRRRRTE is encoded by the coding sequence GTGGCCCAGGCTCTCGTCGAGGCGCTCGCCGTGGTCTTCCCGACCTGGTGCGCGGGATGCGACGAGGTCGACGTCTCGCTGTGTGATGCGTGCCGCGCGGGCCTCGCGGCGCAGCCGGTGAGGCGTCACCTCGGCAACGCGCTGGAGGTGCGGAGTGCCCTGCGCTTCGAAGGAGTCGCCGCCCGTGTGCTGCGGGCGCTGAAGGAAGAAGGCCGGACGGGCTTGGCGCGCCCGCTCGGACACGCGATGGCAGCGGCCTGGGTCTACGACGACGCCGTGGCCGTACCGGTGCCTTCCTCGCGCGCCTCGATGCGTCGGCGCGGGTTCGCCGCGACCGAGCTGCTCACGAAGCGGGCGGGGCTGCGGACCGCGCGACTGCTGGTCCCTGCCCGGCGCGCCGCAGACCAGCGGGGTCTGAGCCGCACGGAGCGGATGGCGAACATGTCGGGCGCGTTCGTCGCACGGCCCGCTGAAGGTGTCCGTGTCGTTCTCATCGACGATGTCGTGACCACCGGTGCCACCCTCCTCGACGCGCGACGGGCCCTGCGCGATGCGGGGGCGATCGTGCTCGGAGCGGTCACCGCCATGGACACGCCGCGTCGTCGGAGGACTGAATGA
- a CDS encoding Rv3235 family protein gives MAHHAIHDAPVPRSGSSLDVAEYFAPQHTSAKDLPDVEPLVKNLTIGVLEVLAGVREVDQLARWLGEDAYRALVTRANLSARARSARGVTAVRPAHSILSQRLCEPADGVVEAVVVVAGPVRTRAVAMRFEGWDGRWRASSLALL, from the coding sequence ATGGCCCACCACGCAATCCACGATGCCCCCGTCCCCCGGTCGGGGAGTTCGCTCGACGTCGCCGAATACTTCGCGCCGCAGCACACCTCGGCGAAGGATCTGCCCGACGTGGAACCGCTCGTCAAGAACCTGACCATCGGCGTCCTCGAGGTCCTCGCCGGAGTCCGCGAGGTCGACCAGTTGGCCCGCTGGCTCGGGGAGGATGCGTATCGCGCCCTGGTGACCCGCGCGAACCTGTCCGCCCGAGCGCGAAGCGCCCGAGGCGTGACCGCGGTGCGCCCCGCGCACTCGATCCTCAGCCAGCGACTCTGCGAACCTGCCGACGGTGTTGTCGAAGCCGTCGTGGTCGTCGCGGGCCCCGTTCGCACGCGGGCCGTCGCCATGCGCTTCGAAGGCTGGGACGGCCGCTGGCGCGCCAGTTCCCTCGCCCTGCTCTGA
- the hpf gene encoding ribosome hibernation-promoting factor, HPF/YfiA family has translation MEISIVGVGVSVSDRFRSVAEEKSARIEHLAPRAQRLDIKVTHRAYHNGSREDETVEVTLTGKGPLVRAEAVDGDKFAALDLAVTKLAEQIRRAKEKRVDARNHPRGAKLEKGSGTLTGIDVQPASVDVIRAVATGEVPIITGNEDEEDYTPVVIRTKRFDAEWMTVEDAVDRMELVGHDFFLFIDARSDQPSVVYRRKGWDYGVISLTTTAAPEAELAS, from the coding sequence ATGGAGATCAGTATCGTCGGCGTGGGAGTGAGCGTCAGCGACCGATTCCGCTCAGTTGCCGAGGAGAAGTCCGCCCGAATCGAGCACCTCGCGCCCCGTGCGCAGCGACTCGACATCAAGGTCACGCATCGCGCCTATCACAACGGATCCCGCGAGGACGAGACCGTGGAGGTGACACTCACCGGCAAAGGCCCGCTGGTGCGGGCCGAGGCCGTCGACGGCGATAAGTTCGCCGCTCTCGATCTGGCTGTGACCAAACTCGCCGAACAGATCCGGCGCGCCAAGGAGAAGCGCGTCGATGCGCGCAACCACCCGCGCGGCGCGAAACTCGAGAAGGGGAGCGGCACGCTCACCGGCATCGACGTCCAGCCGGCCTCCGTCGACGTCATCCGCGCCGTCGCCACCGGCGAAGTGCCCATCATCACCGGGAACGAGGACGAAGAGGACTACACCCCCGTCGTGATCCGCACCAAGCGCTTCGACGCGGAGTGGATGACCGTCGAGGACGCCGTCGACCGGATGGAGCTCGTCGGACACGACTTCTTCCTGTTCATCGACGCGCGGAGCGACCAGCCCAGTGTCGTCTACCGCCGCAAGGGCTGGGACTACGGCGTGATCTCCCTCACCACGACAGCGGCGCCGGAGGCCGAGCTCGCAAGCTGA
- a CDS encoding serine hydrolase domain-containing protein, protein MSALQDAAATAMEWPAPRVSVAVITAGGDVAASAGDQNHRYRLASVTKPLSAYALLVAIEEGALSLDQPAGPAGSTVEHLLAHTAGYDFSSREVRAEPGKRRLYSNTGFEVLGDLLESETGIGFDEYAREAVFDPLGMTQTTIAGSPAAGGWSTSGDLSRFAAELQQPRLLDRGTLQRATSVVFPERRGVLPGFGVQEHNDWGLGFEIRGSKSPHWTGSTNSARTFGHFGQAGTFLWVDPEAGAAVVALTDRPFGEWAARAWPPFSDGIVAALRAG, encoded by the coding sequence ATGAGCGCTCTCCAAGACGCAGCCGCGACGGCGATGGAGTGGCCGGCACCGCGCGTGTCGGTCGCCGTCATCACGGCAGGCGGCGATGTCGCGGCATCCGCCGGCGATCAGAATCATCGGTACCGTCTCGCCTCGGTCACCAAGCCCTTGAGCGCCTACGCCCTGCTCGTCGCGATCGAGGAGGGCGCGCTGTCCCTCGATCAGCCCGCGGGCCCGGCCGGGTCGACGGTTGAGCATCTCCTCGCGCACACCGCCGGCTACGACTTCTCCTCACGAGAGGTGCGAGCGGAGCCGGGGAAGCGCAGGCTCTATTCCAACACCGGTTTCGAGGTCCTCGGCGACCTGCTCGAGTCCGAGACGGGCATCGGGTTCGACGAGTACGCGCGCGAAGCCGTCTTCGACCCCCTCGGGATGACGCAGACCACGATCGCCGGCTCGCCGGCGGCCGGCGGATGGTCGACGAGCGGTGACCTCTCGCGGTTCGCCGCCGAACTGCAGCAGCCCCGGCTCCTCGACCGCGGCACGCTCCAGCGCGCGACCAGCGTGGTCTTCCCGGAGCGGCGGGGCGTCCTTCCCGGCTTCGGCGTGCAGGAGCACAATGACTGGGGCCTGGGATTCGAGATCCGCGGGAGCAAGTCCCCCCACTGGACGGGATCGACCAACTCCGCGCGCACCTTCGGCCACTTCGGCCAGGCCGGCACGTTCCTCTGGGTGGACCCCGAGGCGGGCGCCGCGGTCGTCGCGCTCACGGATCGACCCTTCGGCGAGTGGGCCGCGCGAGCCTGGCCGCCCTTCAGCGACGGGATCGTCGCCGCGCTGCGCGCCGGCTGA
- a CDS encoding LysR family transcriptional regulator: MNITHLQRFVVVAEHLHFPRAAIALGIPLASLYTSIDKLEAEVGERLIDRERPTTLTPAGTALLRDAPRLIADAPEPAPAPPVPAGGKAKASKGKGRAPIVKGQPKPYKKRQGR, from the coding sequence ATGAACATCACCCACCTCCAGCGCTTCGTCGTCGTGGCCGAGCATCTGCACTTCCCCCGCGCCGCGATCGCGCTGGGCATCCCGCTCGCGTCGCTCTACACCTCGATCGACAAGCTGGAGGCCGAGGTCGGCGAGCGCCTGATCGACCGCGAGAGGCCGACGACCCTGACTCCCGCCGGAACCGCCCTGCTCCGCGACGCTCCGCGACTCATCGCGGACGCACCCGAACCGGCACCCGCCCCGCCGGTCCCCGCCGGAGGCAAAGCGAAGGCCTCGAAGGGCAAGGGTCGTGCGCCGATCGTCAAGGGCCAGCCGAAGCCCTACAAGAAGCGTCAGGGTCGCTGA
- a CDS encoding pyridoxal phosphate-dependent aminotransferase: MTPRILDQSSKLKDVLYEIRGAALVEADRLQDEGHTILKLNTGNPAVFGFEAPFQIVRDMIEAIPQAHGYSDSRGIMSARRAIVSRYEQVPGFPKFDPDDVYLGNGVSELITMTMQALLDEGDEVLIPAPDYPLWTAMTSLAGGTPVHYRTDSDAGWQPDLEDIRAKVTDRTKAIVVINPNNPTGAVYTREVLEGIVEIARERELLLLSDEIYDRILFDDAVHIPLATLAPDLLCLTYNGLSKTYRVAGYRSGWMVITGPKKHAAGFLEGIQLLASTRLCPNVPAQFAVQAALSGVQSIDSLIAPTGRLHEQRDAAWEGLTSIPGVTCAKPQGALYAFPRLDPNVYEIHDDAKFVYDFLVAEHVLLVQGTGFNWPTPDHIRIVTLPEARVLTEAIERLGNFLASYRQ, from the coding sequence ATGACACCCCGCATCCTCGATCAGTCGTCCAAGCTCAAAGACGTCCTTTACGAGATCCGCGGGGCAGCACTGGTCGAGGCCGATCGGCTGCAGGACGAGGGCCACACGATCCTGAAGCTGAACACGGGCAATCCCGCGGTGTTCGGATTCGAGGCTCCGTTCCAGATCGTGCGCGACATGATCGAGGCCATCCCGCAGGCGCACGGCTACTCGGACTCCCGGGGCATCATGTCGGCGCGGCGCGCCATCGTGTCGCGGTACGAGCAGGTGCCGGGCTTCCCGAAGTTCGATCCCGACGACGTCTACCTCGGCAACGGCGTCTCCGAGCTCATCACGATGACGATGCAGGCGCTGCTCGACGAGGGTGACGAGGTGCTGATCCCCGCTCCGGACTATCCGCTGTGGACAGCCATGACCAGCCTCGCGGGGGGAACCCCGGTGCACTACCGCACCGACAGCGACGCCGGATGGCAGCCGGATCTCGAGGACATCCGCGCCAAGGTCACCGATCGGACGAAGGCCATCGTCGTCATCAACCCGAACAATCCGACGGGCGCGGTGTACACCCGCGAGGTGCTCGAGGGCATCGTCGAGATCGCGCGCGAGCGGGAGCTGCTGCTGCTCTCGGACGAGATCTACGATCGGATCCTGTTCGACGACGCGGTTCACATCCCGCTGGCGACGCTGGCGCCGGATCTGCTGTGTCTCACCTACAACGGTCTGTCGAAGACCTACCGGGTCGCCGGGTACCGATCGGGCTGGATGGTCATCACGGGTCCGAAGAAGCACGCGGCGGGGTTCCTGGAGGGTATCCAGCTCCTCGCCTCGACGCGGCTGTGTCCCAACGTCCCGGCGCAGTTCGCCGTCCAGGCCGCGCTGTCGGGGGTGCAGTCCATCGATTCGCTCATCGCGCCGACCGGTCGTCTGCACGAGCAGCGGGATGCCGCGTGGGAGGGGCTGACGTCGATCCCGGGTGTCACCTGCGCGAAGCCGCAAGGGGCGTTGTACGCCTTCCCTCGGCTCGACCCGAACGTGTACGAGATCCATGACGACGCGAAGTTCGTGTACGACTTCCTCGTCGCAGAGCATGTCCTGCTGGTGCAGGGGACCGGATTCAACTGGCCGACGCCCGATCACATCCGCATCGTCACCCTTCCGGAGGCTCGGGTGCTCACCGAGGCGATCGAGCGTCTGGGCAACTTCCTCGCGTCGTATCGGCAGTAG
- the secA gene encoding preprotein translocase subunit SecA codes for MANPLEKLLRAGEGRVLRRLQQVVKAVGALEEDYAHLTDEELRGETAELRARYEAGESLDKLMPEAFAAVREAAKRTLGQRPYDVQVMGGAALHLGNIAEMKTGEGKTLTAALPAYLNAIAGKGVHVITVNDFLASYQSELMGRVYRALGMTTGTVVAGQTPEVRREQYEADITYGTNNEFGFDYLRDNMAWRKDDLVQRGHFFCIVDEVDSILIDEARTPLIISGPSSGEANRWFLEFAKIARTLEAGVDFEVDEKKRTIGVLEPGIEKVEDYLGIDNLYESANTPLISFLNNSIKALALFKRDTDYVVMNGEVMIVDEHTGRILVGRRYNEGIHQAIEAKEGVAVKAENQTLATVTLQNYFRLYEKLSGMTGTAETEAAEFMSTYKLGVVPIPTNRPMVRKDQSDLVYKNEQAKFAQVVEDIAERHESGQPVLVGTVSVEKSEYLSRLLAKKGIKHEVLNAKNHAREAEIVARAGRYGAVTVATNMAGRGTDIMLGGNAEFLAVSEMKAKGLDPVETPEEYEAAWDEVYAAVKDTVQAEADRVVAAGGLYVLGTERHESRRIDNQLRGRSGRQGDPGESRFYLSLTDDLMRLFQSGAAEAILARTNFPDDVAIESSMVTRAIRSAQGQVEARNAEIRKNVLKYDDVLNRQREAIYADRRHMLEGDDLTERVQHFIEDAISAIIDDHTGSGHNESWDFDALWTELKTLYPVSVTIDEVVADSGAKGKITPELLKRELLSDARIAYQAREEKLGAAAMRELERRVVLQVLDRRWRDHLYEMDYLKDGIGLRAMAQRDPLIEYQREGYQMFQAMMGQIKEESVGFLYNLDVEVRPQDGGDIEAQVEAKGLAAPTVEPQKLQYTAANDAGEVEVRNERGQVQQAATNKVRQAQAPQQAPAEGARGAFGQRTETPDAAPQNRAQRRAGGKKK; via the coding sequence GTGGCGAACCCCCTCGAGAAACTGCTTCGCGCCGGCGAAGGCCGCGTCCTGCGCAGACTGCAGCAGGTCGTCAAGGCCGTCGGTGCACTCGAAGAGGACTATGCGCACCTGACCGACGAGGAGCTGCGCGGCGAGACCGCCGAGCTCCGGGCCCGCTACGAGGCGGGGGAGTCGCTGGACAAGCTGATGCCCGAGGCCTTCGCCGCGGTGCGCGAGGCCGCCAAGCGGACCCTCGGCCAGCGTCCCTACGACGTGCAGGTGATGGGTGGCGCCGCTCTCCACCTCGGCAACATCGCCGAGATGAAGACCGGTGAGGGCAAGACGCTCACCGCCGCACTGCCGGCGTACCTCAACGCGATCGCCGGCAAGGGCGTCCACGTCATCACGGTCAACGACTTCCTGGCCTCGTACCAGTCCGAGCTGATGGGCCGCGTCTACCGCGCTCTCGGGATGACCACCGGCACCGTCGTCGCCGGTCAGACCCCCGAGGTGCGCCGGGAGCAGTACGAGGCGGACATCACCTACGGCACCAACAACGAGTTCGGCTTCGACTACCTGCGCGACAACATGGCGTGGCGCAAGGACGACCTCGTCCAGCGGGGACACTTCTTCTGCATCGTCGACGAGGTCGACTCGATCCTCATCGACGAGGCGCGTACGCCACTGATCATCTCGGGCCCGTCCTCGGGTGAGGCGAACCGCTGGTTCCTCGAGTTCGCGAAAATCGCGCGGACGCTCGAGGCAGGCGTCGATTTCGAGGTCGACGAGAAGAAGCGCACGATCGGCGTGCTCGAGCCCGGCATTGAGAAGGTCGAGGACTATCTCGGCATCGACAACCTGTACGAGTCGGCCAACACCCCGCTGATCTCGTTCCTCAACAACTCGATCAAGGCGCTCGCGCTGTTCAAGCGCGACACCGACTACGTCGTGATGAACGGCGAGGTGATGATCGTCGACGAGCACACCGGTCGCATCCTCGTGGGCCGCCGGTACAACGAGGGCATCCACCAGGCGATCGAGGCGAAGGAGGGCGTGGCGGTCAAGGCCGAGAACCAGACCCTCGCCACCGTGACCCTGCAGAACTACTTCCGCCTGTACGAGAAGCTCTCCGGCATGACGGGAACCGCCGAAACCGAGGCGGCCGAGTTCATGTCGACGTACAAGCTCGGTGTCGTTCCCATCCCGACCAATCGCCCGATGGTCCGAAAGGACCAGTCCGACCTCGTCTACAAGAACGAGCAGGCGAAGTTCGCGCAGGTGGTCGAGGATATCGCCGAGCGGCACGAGTCTGGTCAGCCGGTCCTCGTCGGCACGGTGAGCGTCGAGAAGAGCGAATACCTCTCGCGGCTGCTCGCGAAGAAGGGCATCAAGCACGAGGTCCTCAACGCGAAGAACCACGCTCGCGAGGCGGAGATCGTCGCCCGCGCCGGACGCTACGGGGCGGTCACCGTCGCGACGAACATGGCCGGTCGCGGCACCGACATCATGCTCGGCGGCAACGCGGAGTTCCTCGCCGTCTCGGAGATGAAGGCGAAGGGCCTCGACCCGGTCGAGACCCCCGAAGAGTACGAGGCGGCGTGGGATGAGGTCTACGCGGCGGTCAAGGACACCGTCCAGGCCGAGGCCGACCGAGTGGTCGCCGCCGGCGGGCTCTACGTCCTCGGCACCGAGCGCCACGAGTCCCGTCGCATCGACAACCAGCTCCGCGGTCGCTCGGGTCGTCAGGGCGACCCCGGCGAGAGCCGCTTCTACCTGTCGCTCACCGATGACCTGATGCGACTGTTCCAGTCGGGCGCGGCCGAGGCGATCCTCGCGCGGACGAACTTCCCCGACGACGTCGCCATCGAGTCGTCCATGGTGACGCGGGCGATACGCAGTGCGCAGGGCCAGGTCGAGGCCCGCAACGCGGAGATCCGCAAGAACGTCCTCAAGTACGACGACGTCCTCAACCGCCAGCGCGAGGCGATCTACGCCGACCGCCGCCACATGCTCGAGGGCGACGACCTCACCGAGCGCGTTCAGCACTTCATCGAAGACGCCATCAGCGCCATCATCGACGACCACACCGGCTCGGGACACAACGAGAGCTGGGACTTCGACGCGCTGTGGACCGAGCTGAAGACGCTCTATCCCGTGAGCGTGACCATCGACGAGGTCGTCGCGGACAGCGGCGCGAAGGGCAAGATCACGCCTGAGCTGCTGAAGCGGGAGCTGCTCTCGGACGCCCGGATCGCCTACCAGGCCCGTGAGGAGAAGCTGGGCGCCGCCGCGATGCGTGAGCTGGAGCGTCGCGTCGTCCTCCAGGTGCTGGACCGGCGCTGGCGCGACCACCTGTACGAGATGGACTACCTCAAGGACGGCATCGGTCTGCGGGCCATGGCGCAGCGCGACCCCCTCATCGAGTACCAGCGCGAGGGGTACCAGATGTTCCAGGCGATGATGGGCCAGATCAAGGAGGAGTCGGTCGGCTTCCTCTACAACCTCGACGTCGAGGTCCGCCCGCAGGACGGCGGGGACATCGAGGCGCAGGTCGAGGCGAAGGGTCTCGCCGCGCCCACGGTGGAGCCGCAGAAGCTGCAGTACACGGCAGCCAATGACGCCGGTGAGGTCGAGGTCCGCAACGAGCGCGGTCAGGTCCAGCAGGCGGCGACCAACAAGGTGCGTCAGGCCCAGGCGCCGCAGCAGGCTCCGGCCGAGGGGGCGCGTGGCGCGTTCGGGCAGCGGACTGAGACGCCGGATGCCGCGCCGCAGAACCGCGCGCAGCGCAGGGCCGGCGGCAAGAAGAAGTGA